A stretch of Microbacterium sp. LWH3-1.2 DNA encodes these proteins:
- the rraA gene encoding ribonuclease E activity regulator RraA, which produces MTTATADLYDERGDELDSLALQLHDSGGRVAFDGPIRTVRCHRDNALVKALLATPGDGAVLVIDGGGSLESALVGDIIAASAVENGWAGLIVHGAIRDRVAIGGLDLGVKALGSNPRKSAKAGVGEVDVPVVIAGVAFVPGRHVWADADGVLVER; this is translated from the coding sequence ATGACGACCGCGACGGCCGACCTCTACGACGAACGCGGCGACGAGCTCGACTCGCTCGCGCTGCAGTTGCACGACTCCGGCGGGCGCGTCGCGTTCGATGGACCGATCCGCACGGTGCGGTGCCACCGCGACAACGCGCTCGTGAAGGCGCTGCTCGCGACCCCCGGCGACGGCGCGGTGCTCGTGATCGACGGCGGCGGATCGCTCGAGTCGGCGCTGGTGGGCGACATCATCGCGGCGTCCGCGGTCGAGAACGGGTGGGCCGGGCTCATCGTGCACGGAGCGATCCGCGATCGGGTCGCGATCGGCGGCCTCGACCTCGGCGTCAAGGCGCTCGGGTCGAACCCGCGCAAGAGCGCGAAGGCGGGCGTCGGCGAGGTCGACGTGCCCGTGGTCATCGCCGGCGTCGCGTTCGTCCCCGGCAGGCACGTGTGGGCCGACGCCGACGGAGTGCTCGTCGAGCGGTGA
- a CDS encoding winged helix-turn-helix domain-containing protein encodes MTAEPEERIELRRGDPAAEARMRALSSPLRLRVLRLCAFESRTNKELAQLLDVNPGTMLHHVRTLVQTGYLAAEAERTGAQGAREVPYRATGLSWRTSMPGGSPVLIETFLQQIEGVDPEDLDTTWLGLKLTSEHRHEFQQRLYELVNEFKERGPDPDGETYSFFSTLHPDENPPASA; translated from the coding sequence GTGACGGCCGAACCCGAAGAGCGGATCGAGCTTCGCCGGGGGGATCCCGCGGCGGAGGCGCGGATGCGCGCCCTGAGCTCGCCGCTTCGCCTGCGGGTGCTGCGGCTGTGCGCGTTCGAGTCCCGCACGAACAAGGAACTCGCTCAGCTTCTCGACGTGAATCCGGGCACGATGCTGCACCACGTCCGCACGCTCGTGCAGACCGGGTATCTCGCCGCTGAGGCCGAGCGCACCGGAGCCCAGGGTGCGCGCGAGGTGCCGTACCGCGCGACCGGGCTCTCGTGGCGCACCTCCATGCCCGGCGGCTCACCGGTGCTGATCGAGACGTTCCTGCAGCAGATCGAGGGCGTCGACCCCGAGGACCTCGACACCACCTGGCTCGGGCTCAAGCTCACGTCCGAGCACCGGCACGAATTCCAGCAACGGCTCTACGAACTGGTCAACGAGTTCAAGGAGCGCGGCCCCGACCCGGACGGCGAGACGTACTCGTTCTTCAGCACGCTCCACCCCGACGAGAACCCGCCCGCCTCCGCCTGA
- a CDS encoding MFS transporter produces MSQSDEPTATQDRDDAVLAEARAEASVPNSRASVDEAVQADQGAADPARRTPAPKGSLWRDRNFLTLWSGQALSQFGAQITELAIPVLAVLMLDATEWEVGILNAAQVAAFLVVGLPAGAWIDRMRKRRVMIWADAVRAVALATLPVLALLGVLEIWHMIVVALVMGVATVFFDVSYQSIIPSLVRTDQIGEANGKLQSTYELANIAGPGVGGWLIGSLTAPFAIFATVGTYVASFIALLFTRDHEQLRPAEDRKPLAHEIGEGLRWVFGNPLLRRIVGTTGTANFFGTIAQTLVPIFVLRELGLSPQMFGIVFSLSAVGGLVGAVVTPRIMARLGEARAIPVSAIAFSLAPFFLPVISLVPALAFPLLVVQGFITSFTILLYNITQVTFRQRITPPRLLGRMNASIRFVVWGVMPIGALLAGALGTWIGTVPTLWIAATGELLACLFVVIGPFWRMRELPDAHAEHADTEATG; encoded by the coding sequence ATGTCTCAATCGGACGAGCCGACGGCGACCCAGGACCGCGACGACGCCGTCCTCGCGGAAGCCCGGGCCGAGGCATCCGTCCCGAACTCCCGCGCAAGCGTCGACGAGGCGGTCCAGGCGGATCAAGGTGCCGCCGACCCCGCGCGCCGCACGCCGGCGCCGAAGGGCTCGCTCTGGCGGGATCGGAACTTCCTGACACTGTGGAGCGGTCAGGCGCTCAGCCAGTTCGGCGCCCAGATCACCGAGCTCGCCATACCGGTGCTCGCCGTGCTGATGCTCGACGCGACCGAATGGGAGGTCGGGATCCTCAACGCGGCACAGGTCGCGGCCTTCCTCGTTGTGGGCCTTCCCGCGGGAGCGTGGATCGACCGCATGCGCAAGCGCCGCGTGATGATCTGGGCGGACGCAGTGCGGGCAGTGGCGCTTGCGACGCTCCCTGTGCTCGCACTGCTCGGAGTGCTGGAGATCTGGCACATGATCGTCGTCGCCCTCGTCATGGGCGTCGCGACCGTGTTCTTCGACGTGTCGTATCAGAGCATCATCCCGTCGCTCGTGCGCACCGATCAGATCGGCGAGGCGAACGGCAAGCTGCAGTCGACCTACGAGCTCGCCAACATCGCCGGCCCCGGCGTGGGCGGCTGGCTCATCGGGTCGCTCACGGCGCCGTTCGCGATCTTCGCCACGGTCGGCACCTATGTCGCCTCGTTCATCGCCCTGCTCTTCACACGCGACCACGAGCAGCTGCGTCCGGCCGAGGATCGCAAGCCCCTCGCCCATGAGATCGGCGAGGGCTTGCGCTGGGTGTTCGGCAACCCGCTGCTGCGCCGCATCGTCGGCACGACGGGCACGGCGAACTTCTTCGGGACGATCGCGCAGACGCTCGTGCCGATCTTCGTGCTGCGCGAGCTGGGCCTGAGTCCTCAGATGTTCGGCATCGTGTTCTCGTTGTCGGCGGTCGGCGGCCTCGTCGGCGCCGTCGTGACGCCGCGGATCATGGCACGGCTCGGCGAGGCCCGGGCCATCCCGGTCAGCGCGATCGCCTTCAGCCTCGCGCCGTTCTTCCTCCCCGTCATCTCGCTCGTGCCGGCGCTGGCCTTTCCGCTGCTGGTGGTTCAGGGGTTCATCACGAGCTTCACCATCCTGCTGTACAACATCACCCAGGTGACCTTCCGCCAGCGCATCACGCCGCCGCGCCTCCTCGGCCGGATGAACGCGTCGATCCGCTTCGTGGTGTGGGGGGTCATGCCGATCGGAGCACTCCTCGCGGGCGCTCTCGGAACGTGGATCGGCACCGTTCCGACACTGTGGATCGCCGCGACCGGCGAGCTCCTGGCGTGCCTGTTCGTGGTCATCGGACCCTTCTGGCGCATGCGGGAGCTCCCCGACGCGCACGCCGAGCACGCCGACACGGAGGCGACGGGCTGA
- a CDS encoding type III polyketide synthase, whose protein sequence is MTARIVSIGTAVPPTCIAQEVARDIFAAQEGADRLARRQIHAVFDGSAIAQRHTVLTEFAAGPLSAPATAAFVDAEGRLLSPTTGPRNERYIAAAPELTAAAARTALTDGGIDPSTVTHVVTVSCTGLFAPGPDYRLVRDLGLRPTVERCHLGFIGCAAALPALRVAAALAASRPDAVVLVVCTELCTLHLRSSNDPQQIVAASVFADGAAAAIVTADASAGRPGGLDLDRFGTALTDEGETDMVWTIGDNGFEMILSAEVPRIIGREIQGAVGRFLGDDDAPEIWAVHPGGRSVLDRVETGLDLPPDALAASRAVLRDFGNMSSATILFILAALLRDDDVRDGARVAGLAFGPGLTVESALMTRRRPAVANADDVDLALAASA, encoded by the coding sequence ATGACGGCCCGCATCGTCTCGATCGGCACAGCTGTTCCGCCCACGTGCATCGCACAGGAGGTCGCGCGCGACATCTTCGCGGCGCAGGAGGGGGCCGACCGTCTCGCCCGGCGACAGATCCACGCGGTGTTCGACGGGTCGGCGATCGCACAGCGGCACACCGTGCTGACCGAGTTCGCGGCCGGGCCGCTCTCCGCGCCCGCCACCGCCGCCTTCGTCGACGCCGAGGGACGGCTGCTCTCCCCCACGACCGGCCCCCGCAACGAGCGCTACATCGCCGCGGCGCCCGAGCTCACCGCGGCCGCGGCGCGCACCGCCCTGACCGACGGGGGAATCGATCCCTCCACGGTGACCCACGTGGTGACCGTCTCGTGCACGGGGCTGTTCGCACCGGGTCCGGATTACCGCCTGGTGCGCGACCTCGGGCTGCGCCCGACCGTCGAGCGGTGCCACCTCGGCTTCATCGGGTGCGCCGCGGCGCTGCCCGCGCTGCGCGTCGCCGCAGCGCTGGCTGCGTCGAGACCGGATGCCGTCGTGCTCGTCGTGTGCACCGAGCTCTGCACGTTGCACCTGCGGTCCTCCAACGATCCGCAGCAGATCGTCGCAGCATCCGTCTTCGCCGACGGCGCCGCGGCCGCGATCGTCACCGCCGATGCGTCCGCCGGGCGTCCCGGCGGACTCGACCTCGACAGGTTCGGCACCGCCCTCACCGACGAGGGCGAGACCGACATGGTCTGGACGATCGGCGACAACGGGTTCGAGATGATCCTCTCGGCGGAGGTGCCGCGCATCATCGGCCGGGAGATCCAGGGTGCGGTCGGCCGCTTCCTCGGCGATGACGACGCCCCCGAGATCTGGGCGGTGCATCCCGGCGGGCGCAGCGTGCTCGACCGGGTCGAGACCGGTCTCGACCTCCCGCCCGACGCCCTCGCGGCATCGCGCGCCGTGCTGCGCGACTTCGGGAACATGTCGAGCGCGACGATCCTGTTCATCCTCGCGGCACTGCTGCGCGACGACGACGTCCGCGACGGCGCGCGCGTCGCCGGCCTCGCCTTCGGTCCAGGGCTCACCGTCGAGTCGGCGCTCATGACACGACGCCGCCCGGCGGTCGCGAACGCCGACGACGTCGACCTCGCCCTGGCGGCCTCCGCGTGA